From Plectropomus leopardus isolate mb chromosome 4, YSFRI_Pleo_2.0, whole genome shotgun sequence, the proteins below share one genomic window:
- the slc2a15b gene encoding solute carrier family 2 member 15b, whose protein sequence is MAEEILLENDGKPSAHLTKPLLAVAFLASFGSSMLYGYNLAVVNSPAEYIKDFYNETLVESYGWNPDEELLTVLYSLTVSIFAIGGMTGALLVGRLVTKYGRKGTLVRSTVLVFIGGALMGFSRGCRMPGMVILGRFVTGVHSGISLSVVPMYLGEIAPKNLRGFLGLVPSIHICLGVFIAQVLGLHELLGKEENWPMLLSLVVFPTIIQLMLLPWFPESPRYLLIEKGNIHATIAALKWYRPKGNIQAEVDEMQEEQRSLSSIETVSVGSLLMDHCVRWQVITIVVVNIGMQLSGIDAIWFYTNEIFKNAGIPEPYIQYTTVGTGAIEVISGMLGCFTIERLGRRPLMIGGFLFMGLCCAGITVSVLFQAELSLMRYISVGCVVGIIAGFCIGPAGVPFLITAELFKQSHRPAAYTVAGCLNWMSNFTIGFIFPFLEMSMGPYCYLIFCTICLGVAVYTIFIIPETKSKTFMEISQMFAAKNKIREDELMPNGHLKMALMNGYGTLSGK, encoded by the exons CATCTCACAAAGCCTCTGCTGGCGGTGGCTTTCCTGGCTTCGTTCGGCAGCTCCATGCTCTATGGCTACAATTTGGCAGTCGTCAACTCTCCTGCAGAG TACATCAAAGACTTCTACAATGAGACGCTGGTAGAAAGTTATGGCTGGAATCCAGATGAGGAGCTCCTCACCGTCTTGTACTCCCTCACTGTGTCGATCTTTGCGATCGGTGGGATGACCGGAGCCCTGCTGGTGGGCAGACTCGTAACCAAATATGGAAG GAAAGGGACGCTGGTGAGATCCACTGTGCTGGTGTTTATAGGAGGAGCGCTAATGGGTTTCAGCAGAGGATGCAGGATGCCGGGTATGGTCATTCTTGGACGCTTCGTCACAGGAGTACACTCAG GTATCTCTCTCAGTGTGGTGCCGATGTACCTCGGTGAGATCGCCCCCAAGAACCTGCGGGGCTTCCTGGGCCTTGTTCCCAGCATTCACATTTGTCTTGGAGTCTTCATCGCTCAGGTGCTGGGACTCCATGAACTGCTGGGAAAG gAAGAGAACTGGCCTATGCTCCTGTCCTTGGTGGTGTTTCCAACCATCATCCAGCTaatgctgttgccatggtttccaGAGAGTCCACGGTACCTGTTGATAGAGAAGGGAAATATTCACGCTACCATCGCAG CCCTGAAATGGTACCGTCCTAAAGGAAACATCCAGGCGGAGGTTGATGAGATGCAGGAGGAACAGCGTTCTCTGTCCTCTATCGAGACCGTTTCTGTAGGCAGCCTGCTCATGGACCACTGTGTGCGCTGGCAGGTCATCACCATAGTGGTGGTCAACATCGGCATGCAGCTGTCTGGCATTGATGCA ATCTGGTTTTacacaaatgaaatatttaagaaCGCAGGAATCCCAGAACCTTATATTCAGTACACAACTGTGGGGACTGGAGCCATTGAGGTCATCTCTGGGATGCTGGGG tgttttactATCGAGCGTCTGGGCAGAAGACCTCTGATGATCGGCGGCTTCCTCTTCATGGGACTCTGCTGTGCTGGGATCACAGTGTCTGTCCTCTTTCAG GCGGAGCTGTCCCTCATGCGCTACATCAGTGTGGGCTGTGTTGTTGGGATCATTGCTGGCTTCTGCATAGGTCCAG CCGGTGTGCCTTTCCTGATCACTGCAGAGCTGTTTAAGCAGTCGCACCGACCGGCTGCCTACACCGTGGCTGGGTGCCTCAACTGGATGTCCAACTTCACCATCGGGTTCATCTTTCCCTTCCTAGAG ATGTCTATGGGTCCTTACTGTTACCTGATCTTCTGCACAATCTGCTTGGGAGTGGCAGTCTACACCATCTTCATTATTCCTGAAACCAAGAGCAAAACCTTTATGGAGATCAGCCAAATGTTCGCTGCCAAGAACAAAATCCGAGAAGACGAGCTAATGCCCAATGGTCACCTCAAAATGGCTCTGATGAACGGATATGGAACACTTAGCGGAAAATAA